The Hahella sp. HNIBRBA332 genome window below encodes:
- the hflC gene encoding protease modulator HflC: MTTRFAISLGAILLAIIVVMQGVYIVPETHRAVLLRFGGMVESDIGAGLHFKIPFVDVARKFDIRVLVMDLPTKSYLTGEQKPLDVDSYATWRIVNVGQFYRSTAGDENNAVRLLESRIDNGLRDQFGRRTMHEVVAGEREELMEELTKSLDQIARTEFGIEINDIRVRAIELPTRVSDSVYERMESERLKIAQQHRSQGEEQAEAVRAAADAERTVIDANAYKEAEQIRGEGDSVASRIYADAFSKNPEFYSFYRSMGAYEQTFSSKGDLLILQPDSEFLRYLKQPRSASQGN; encoded by the coding sequence ATGACTACAAGATTTGCAATTTCTCTCGGCGCTATCTTGCTGGCCATCATTGTCGTCATGCAAGGCGTATACATTGTTCCAGAGACTCATAGAGCCGTATTGCTGCGATTTGGCGGTATGGTCGAATCCGATATCGGAGCTGGGCTTCACTTCAAGATCCCCTTTGTGGATGTGGCCCGGAAGTTTGATATCCGGGTACTGGTAATGGATTTGCCAACCAAGAGTTACCTTACTGGTGAGCAAAAGCCGCTGGACGTCGACTCATACGCGACATGGCGCATAGTGAATGTGGGGCAGTTCTATCGCTCCACCGCCGGCGATGAAAATAATGCGGTGCGTCTGCTTGAGTCGCGAATAGATAACGGTCTGCGTGATCAGTTTGGCCGTCGCACCATGCATGAAGTGGTTGCTGGCGAACGGGAAGAGCTGATGGAAGAGCTGACCAAGAGTCTGGACCAAATTGCCCGTACAGAATTTGGTATTGAAATCAATGATATCCGTGTTCGTGCGATTGAATTGCCAACTCGCGTTAGCGACTCTGTGTACGAAAGGATGGAGTCTGAGCGTCTAAAAATTGCTCAGCAGCATCGTTCACAAGGTGAAGAGCAAGCCGAAGCCGTGCGCGCGGCGGCGGACGCCGAAAGAACGGTTATTGATGCGAATGCCTACAAAGAAGCTGAGCAGATTCGAGGAGAAGGCGACTCCGTCGCATCCAGGATCTATGCTGACGCATTCAGCAAAAATCCGGAGTTTTACTCTTTCTACCGGAGTATGGGCGCTTATGAGCAAACCTTCTCCAGTAAGGGGGACTTGCTGATCCTGCAACCAGATAGCGAGTTTCTTCGATACCTGAAACAACCACGAAGCGCTTCCCAAGGGAATTAA
- a CDS encoding DUF2065 domain-containing protein — MWRELGIALCLMLVLEGVLPFLYPRRWRNMVVRLAQVDDGTMRMAGLVCMLVGTALLYLIKQ, encoded by the coding sequence ATGTGGCGGGAACTGGGAATTGCGCTCTGTCTGATGTTGGTGTTGGAAGGCGTCCTTCCTTTTCTGTATCCGCGACGCTGGCGAAACATGGTGGTCCGGTTGGCGCAAGTTGATGATGGGACTATGCGGATGGCCGGTCTTGTATGCATGCTTGTTGGGACTGCCCTGTTATACCTGATCAAGCAGTGA
- a CDS encoding adenylosuccinate synthase, with protein MGKNVVILGTQWGDEGKGKIVDLLTEEVAAVARFQGGHNAGHTLVIDGQKTVLHLIPSGILRNNVACLIGNGVVLAPDALLSEIKTLEDKGVPVRQRLFLSPACPLILPYHKALDLAREERLGSAKIGTTGRGIGPAYEDKVARRGVRLGDLAKPERFAEKLKEIMQYQNFVLEHYYKVAPIDYQKTLDETLKMAEELLPMMADVTDMLHEFRKRGENVLFEGAQGSLLDIDLGTYPFVTSSNTTAGGTATGSGFGPMYLDYVLGITKAYATRVGSGPFPTELFDDVGAYLAKKGNEFGATTGRPRRCGWFDAVALRHAIQINSVSGICLTKLDVLDGLDVVKVCVGYRTADGVEITRPPIDCEAFGEVEPVYEELPGWKESTFGVKRVEDLPKNAQDYIVFLEKQIEAPIDVISTGPDRNETITLRHPFSA; from the coding sequence ATGGGCAAAAATGTGGTCATTCTCGGCACTCAATGGGGTGACGAGGGCAAAGGTAAGATTGTGGATCTGCTGACGGAAGAAGTTGCTGCGGTGGCTCGTTTCCAAGGCGGACACAACGCCGGGCACACTTTGGTGATAGACGGACAGAAAACCGTTCTACACCTGATTCCTTCAGGGATTTTGCGCAACAATGTCGCCTGCCTAATTGGTAATGGCGTAGTGTTGGCGCCGGATGCATTGCTGTCGGAGATCAAGACCCTGGAAGACAAAGGCGTGCCAGTGCGTCAGCGTCTATTCCTGAGCCCTGCATGTCCTCTGATTCTGCCTTACCACAAGGCTTTGGATCTGGCGCGGGAAGAGCGTCTGGGTTCGGCGAAAATTGGTACGACTGGTCGAGGCATTGGTCCCGCCTATGAAGACAAAGTAGCGCGTCGCGGCGTACGCCTTGGCGATTTGGCGAAGCCTGAGCGCTTTGCTGAGAAGTTGAAGGAGATCATGCAGTATCAGAACTTTGTTCTGGAGCACTACTATAAGGTCGCTCCGATTGATTATCAGAAGACGCTCGATGAAACTCTGAAAATGGCGGAAGAGTTGCTGCCGATGATGGCGGACGTCACTGACATGCTGCATGAGTTCAGAAAGCGTGGCGAGAATGTTCTTTTTGAAGGCGCTCAGGGTTCCTTGTTGGACATTGACCTGGGCACTTATCCCTTCGTTACTTCATCCAACACCACTGCGGGCGGCACTGCGACCGGTAGCGGTTTTGGTCCGATGTATCTGGACTATGTATTGGGCATCACCAAGGCTTATGCGACGCGCGTAGGCTCAGGTCCATTCCCAACAGAGTTATTTGATGACGTTGGCGCCTATTTGGCTAAGAAAGGCAACGAATTTGGCGCAACGACTGGTCGTCCTCGTCGCTGTGGTTGGTTTGATGCGGTTGCTCTGCGTCACGCCATCCAAATCAATAGCGTTTCTGGAATCTGCCTGACTAAGCTGGATGTCCTGGATGGCTTGGATGTTGTGAAAGTATGCGTTGGCTATCGCACTGCGGATGGCGTTGAAATTACGCGCCCACCAATCGACTGTGAAGCGTTTGGTGAGGTGGAGCCGGTTTACGAGGAGCTGCCAGGCTGGAAAGAGAGTACTTTTGGCGTCAAGCGCGTAGAAGATCTTCCTAAGAACGCGCAAGATTATATCGTCTTCCTGGAGAAGCAGATTGAAGCGCCAATTGATGTTATTTCCACTGGTCCGGATCGTAACGAGACGATCACATTGAGACACCCATTCTCAGCATAA
- a CDS encoding ATP phosphoribosyltransferase regulatory subunit: protein MFGDTQSMSESDLWLLPDGVEELLPPEAKRIEELRRQLLDLYHSWGYEMIVPPLLEFLDSLLIGVGRDLELEMFKVTDQLTGRLMGIRADMTPQVARIDSRRSHDVASRFCYIGSVLRTKSPSMFSSRTPIQTGCELYGVVGSAADIEIISLMLETLNLAKISPLHMDIAHVGVYQAILAEAKLSKIQSEALFEALRRKAIPEVDEIAATIPDKAIRQKVMALPRLAGGKEKMKEARKIFAGNPDIEYALDEMSQVAAVIGERYPEVEIYFDFCEMRGYKYYTGLVFAAYTEGLGQAVAKGGRYDEVGRDFGRGRPAMGFSVDLKALYRMGKREWAQPAGAILAPNGQEAELWELIRQLRRSDRVIQLMPGEEAGHWASHCDRQIVRDESGQWIVTPLTEFNPNQVK from the coding sequence ATGTTTGGCGATACGCAGTCAATGTCCGAATCTGATTTATGGCTTCTCCCTGATGGCGTGGAAGAATTGTTGCCGCCAGAGGCCAAACGCATTGAGGAATTAAGACGACAGTTGCTGGACCTCTATCACTCCTGGGGTTACGAAATGATCGTGCCGCCCCTGTTGGAATTCCTGGACTCTCTGCTTATTGGCGTTGGGCGCGATCTGGAGTTGGAGATGTTCAAAGTGACGGACCAGCTTACCGGACGACTGATGGGAATTAGAGCGGATATGACGCCCCAGGTGGCTCGTATAGACTCACGCCGTTCCCATGATGTCGCCAGTCGATTCTGTTACATCGGCAGTGTTTTGCGCACAAAATCTCCCAGTATGTTTTCCTCACGCACTCCAATTCAGACTGGGTGTGAGCTTTATGGTGTAGTGGGCTCAGCCGCCGATATTGAGATTATTTCTCTGATGCTGGAAACGCTGAATCTGGCTAAGATCAGTCCGCTGCACATGGATATCGCTCATGTTGGCGTCTATCAGGCAATACTGGCGGAAGCGAAACTGTCCAAGATTCAGTCTGAGGCGCTGTTTGAGGCTTTGCGCAGAAAAGCGATTCCAGAGGTTGACGAGATAGCTGCGACTATTCCAGACAAAGCAATTCGTCAAAAAGTCATGGCGCTGCCGAGACTGGCCGGCGGCAAAGAGAAAATGAAAGAAGCGCGCAAAATTTTTGCGGGTAATCCAGATATTGAGTACGCGCTGGACGAAATGAGCCAAGTCGCCGCAGTTATTGGCGAGCGCTACCCGGAAGTGGAGATTTACTTCGATTTCTGTGAAATGCGTGGCTACAAGTATTACACCGGTCTGGTGTTCGCTGCATATACCGAAGGCCTGGGACAGGCTGTGGCGAAGGGCGGGCGTTATGATGAAGTAGGGCGCGATTTCGGACGGGGGCGCCCTGCGATGGGCTTCAGCGTGGATTTGAAAGCTTTATACCGCATGGGCAAGCGCGAATGGGCGCAGCCGGCGGGCGCTATTTTGGCTCCAAACGGTCAGGAAGCAGAGTTATGGGAGCTGATCAGGCAGTTGCGGCGGAGTGACAGAGTTATACAACTGATGCCTGGTGAGGAAGCCGGCCACTGGGCCTCCCACTGTGATCGCCAAATCGTACGGGACGAGTCGGGGCAATGGATCGTAACGCCCTTAACCGAATTCAATCCTAATCAAGTTAAATAG